Part of the Candidatus Diapherotrites archaeon genome is shown below.
TGAAAGTTCCTACAACGCTGTTCGCAACAATGATTGAGACAACAAAGATTACTGTGGCAATAGGCAGGGCTTTTCCAATATTAATTTTTGCCAGAAGCCAGTTGTCCTCCTCGATTTTTGTGGTATAATAAGTCAAAATAATTACAATTTCAATGATGTATACTGCAACAATCAAGGTGAACTGCGCTGGAGTTACAAGCTGGGCGAAAGACTCTGCAGTGAACTTCAAGGAAGAAAGCCCTGCAGTGAAATTGCCTACGCCTGAAGCAGTAACACCCGGAGAGGTAACAGAAGGCATTTCAGAAAACCTCTCGAAAGTGCCTTGCGAAATAATTGACCCTAAAGTCATTATCACAATCTTCTGGAGTGCAGTGGTAATCCCCAAAACAATTGGCGCAACAAATACAGCCATTGTCTTCATTGTTGAGGTTATCTCCTGCACTAAAATTGAAAGCATCTTGCTGACCTTCTCTGAATTATTCAATTGAAGGGAAAGGGAGATCAAAGTCCGAGCAGAAACCTCTGCGCCTAATTGAACAGAATCAACCAACAGCCTCATGGAAGAACGAATTATGGCAGAAGGATTATTCTTGAGTGAACCGTAATTCGGGTCAAATACAGCTAATTCCAAAGGCATTCCAAGCATGTTAATATTATCTATCGTCCTCCCAAACAAGGTGTTGGAAATCTTGTATGAAGGAAGGAATTCCTTTGCATGCCTCAAGGCTTCCTCTACAGGCTTGTTTTCTCCAAGCCTTGAAGCAAGAACATACAATGAGTCCTTGAACTCTGACTCCATTTGAATTGCATCCAACTGCACCTTCCTCTTATAGATATTGCTGTAATACAAGAAAACAAAACAGAGCAAACTGAAAGTAATCAATGAACCGAAAATTAAATTGTAGGGTGTAACATCATTCTTGGGCTCGCTGAAAAACTGTGTTCTCTCCAATGCAACCCTTGCAGAAGCCTTTTCACTGGACTCACCTGAATTAATTAATTGCTGGTATAAAACCCCATTTTCGCCATAGTAATTGTTTTCCTTTCCTGCCTCTAAGTAAACGCACTCTTCGGTCTTGTCCAGGGCAAGGAAAACCATTATCCCCTCAGATTTAATATTTACAGTCTTGCAGTCATAGGAAATGACAGGGCCCCAGAAGCCTGTGCCGGCATTCTTCTGAATTACAATCCCGTTCAAGTGAAGAAAGAAACTTGTTCCAGCGCCTAATAAAAGAACCAAAAACAGTACTGCCCTTACGTCCAAAAAAGAATTACCTAATTTCATCTTCCATTTAGGTGGCACAAGAGGGCTTCCTTCAGGAATAATTGGAGGCTCATAAGTAGGGGGCCTGCTCTTCAACACATTCCTGGCGAAAATGAATGCAGCAGCAGGAATTATGATATTGTAAATCAAAATAATTATCTCAGGCCTTGCAAGGGCCTGCCCAGAAAAAGCACTTCCAACAGGAAGAATAATAATTAAAGTTAAAGGGAGAAGGACGCCCAAATAGAACAACATTACAGTAGGCTGGCTTAATTCGCGGGCATACTGCTCCATCTTGTTCCTGATTGATTCAAGAGTATTATCCATTGTCTTGTCAAGCAACTGATACCTTTTTGCCTCTGTGTCCTCTAACACTGAAGCCCTAATCATCATCAAAGATGTCTTGAATTCCTCGCTGAACTTACCCCACTTGTAAGCCATGTCATCCAATGCCTCGCTCAAGGTATTAAAGATGCCTAACTGGACATCCCAGATGATCTTCTTAAAGTCTTCTGCTATTTTCCCCCTTCCGTGCTCTGCAGCAAACTCAACGCTCTTCTCCAGGTTGGGGACAAGCTTCATTGACATTATCATGTAGCCCATTATTTCAGGCACATAAGTCAAAGCCTTCACC
Proteins encoded:
- a CDS encoding type II secretion system F family protein, encoding MPRKFVYEAQGKDVSPGELYKGITYSKEFGERGETRLVRKVDPGYVRFCKSCHKSFPSLGKGAKFSQKYKEAIDFLGWNLSAEELAAAFKLTLLAAIIFGFILIVVALMSPLPSYVASFTGMQELAIAYIFIPIILMVYAIVNFMQKYALNVAKTEQVKALTYVPEIMGYMIMSMKLVPNLEKSVEFAAEHGRGKIAEDFKKIIWDVQLGIFNTLSEALDDMAYKWGKFSEEFKTSLMMIRASVLEDTEAKRYQLLDKTMDNTLESIRNKMEQYARELSQPTVMLFYLGVLLPLTLIIILPVGSAFSGQALARPEIIILIYNIIIPAAAFIFARNVLKSRPPTYEPPIIPEGSPLVPPKWKMKLGNSFLDVRAVLFLVLLLGAGTSFFLHLNGIVIQKNAGTGFWGPVISYDCKTVNIKSEGIMVFLALDKTEECVYLEAGKENNYYGENGVLYQQLINSGESSEKASARVALERTQFFSEPKNDVTPYNLIFGSLITFSLLCFVFLYYSNIYKRKVQLDAIQMESEFKDSLYVLASRLGENKPVEEALRHAKEFLPSYKISNTLFGRTIDNINMLGMPLELAVFDPNYGSLKNNPSAIIRSSMRLLVDSVQLGAEVSARTLISLSLQLNNSEKVSKMLSILVQEITSTMKTMAVFVAPIVLGITTALQKIVIMTLGSIISQGTFERFSEMPSVTSPGVTASGVGNFTAGLSSLKFTAESFAQLVTPAQFTLIVAVYIIEIVIILTYYTTKIEEDNWLLAKINIGKALPIATVIFVVSIIVANSVVGTFTG